One stretch of Gavia stellata isolate bGavSte3 chromosome 25, bGavSte3.hap2, whole genome shotgun sequence DNA includes these proteins:
- the EMC6 gene encoding ER membrane protein complex subunit 6, with protein MAAVAAKREGPQFISEAAVRGNAAILDYCRTSVSALSGATAGILGLTGLHGFIFYFLASVLLSVLLVLKAGRRWNKYFKSRRPLFTGGLIGGLFTYVLFWTFLYGMVHVY; from the coding sequence ATGGCCGCGGTGGCGGCCAAGCGCGAGGGGCCGCAGTTCATCAGCGAGGCGGCGGTGCGGGGGAACGCCGCCATTCTGGACTATTGCAGGACGTCGGTCTCGGCCCTGTCGGGTGCCACGGCGGGGATCCTCGGCCTGACGGGCCTGCACGGCTTCATCTTCTACTTCCTGGCTTCCGTCCTCCTCTCCGTGCTCTTGGTGTTAAAAGCCGGACGGCGATGGAATAAGTACTTTAAATCCCGAAGGCCACTTTTCACAGGGGGGCTTATAGGAGGGCTCTTCACATATGTCCTGTTCTGGACTTTCCTGTACGGCATGGTTCATGTCTACTAA